Proteins found in one Brevibacillus brevis genomic segment:
- a CDS encoding PHP domain-containing protein, with translation MELKADLHTHTKASDGTCEPAENVRLAKEAGLAALAITDHDTVAGIPEAMEAARAIGVEIIPGVEVSSVGKGQDIHVLGYFVPYEDPAFEERLFRLRETRHERNQLLIARLQELGIDISLEKVYRRKQGTDKNIGRPHIAEELIELGVVSTIAEAFDKYLGKGGAAYVNPPRITPQEAITLIQEAGGVAVLAHPGLYDDDELVEELIVFGLDGIEVNHPDNDEVQKLRYSKWAAQYGLVVTGGSDFHGWRGEEPFHAMLGSHTATMDAVERLRAIAAKRKV, from the coding sequence ATGGAACTTAAGGCAGATTTACATACCCATACAAAAGCGTCAGACGGTACCTGTGAGCCTGCGGAAAACGTACGTTTGGCGAAGGAGGCAGGACTTGCTGCACTGGCGATCACGGATCACGACACGGTAGCGGGGATACCAGAAGCAATGGAGGCAGCCCGCGCAATCGGCGTGGAAATCATTCCGGGAGTGGAAGTGAGCTCCGTAGGGAAGGGGCAGGATATTCACGTTCTTGGCTATTTTGTCCCGTATGAAGACCCGGCTTTTGAAGAGCGACTCTTCCGTTTGCGAGAGACAAGACATGAGCGTAACCAACTGCTGATCGCAAGGCTGCAGGAGCTCGGCATCGACATTTCATTGGAAAAGGTATACCGCCGCAAGCAGGGCACGGACAAAAACATCGGGCGACCGCATATTGCAGAAGAACTGATTGAGCTGGGTGTCGTTTCAACGATCGCAGAGGCCTTCGATAAGTACTTGGGCAAAGGGGGAGCGGCTTATGTCAATCCTCCACGTATTACCCCGCAGGAAGCGATCACGCTGATCCAAGAGGCCGGCGGAGTGGCGGTGCTGGCTCATCCAGGTCTGTATGACGATGATGAGCTGGTCGAAGAGTTGATTGTATTCGGATTGGACGGGATTGAAGTCAATCACCCTGACAACGATGAGGTTCAAAAATTGCGCTACAGCAAGTGGGCAGCGCAATACGGACTTGTTGTAACGGGCGGTTCTGATTTCCATGGCTGGCGTGGAGAGGAGCCGTTTCATGCGATGCTCGGCTCTCATACGGCAACGATGGATGCTGTTGAACGGCTACGTGCGATTGCGGCGAAGCGGAAGGTGTAA
- a CDS encoding alpha/beta hydrolase → MALEEIILESRHLGTPEKLIVYTPQRYSPLYSYPVLFVQDGEDYLAMGRMASLLDQLNGDKELPDIIAVFLPVEKSKRNDRYHPDGKEHMAYRRFLAEEVVSYVDTHYSTHPLGNARTLLGESLGGVVSLFTALNYPHTFGQVACQSIAMDAKLNRLVADTDFSVPQTIYLEIGTEETAVSTGRGTLNLLAANEELREILGTKKATLVYETFEGDHTWGHWQRNLPRMLKTLYG, encoded by the coding sequence GTGGCCCTTGAGGAAATCATCTTGGAAAGCCGGCATTTGGGGACGCCGGAAAAGCTGATTGTCTACACACCCCAACGCTACTCGCCACTCTACTCGTATCCAGTCCTCTTCGTACAAGATGGAGAAGATTACTTGGCAATGGGCAGAATGGCTTCTTTGCTGGATCAATTGAATGGGGACAAAGAATTGCCTGATATCATCGCTGTCTTTCTCCCTGTCGAGAAAAGCAAACGGAACGACCGTTATCATCCGGATGGCAAGGAGCACATGGCCTACCGTCGCTTCCTCGCCGAAGAAGTCGTGAGCTATGTCGATACGCATTACTCCACACATCCTTTGGGCAACGCACGAACACTTCTTGGCGAATCTTTGGGCGGAGTTGTCTCTCTGTTCACGGCGCTCAACTATCCACATACGTTTGGACAAGTTGCCTGCCAGTCGATTGCCATGGACGCAAAGCTAAATCGCTTGGTAGCTGACACTGACTTTTCCGTACCGCAGACCATTTATTTGGAGATCGGGACGGAGGAAACGGCAGTAAGCACAGGGCGCGGCACATTGAATCTTCTTGCGGCCAATGAAGAGCTGCGCGAGATTTTGGGCACGAAAAAAGCCACCCTCGTTTATGAAACGTTTGAGGGTGACCATACGTGGGGCCACTGGCAGCGCAATCTACCGCGTATGCTAAAGACGCTTTACGGGTAA
- a CDS encoding YjcG family protein: MMYSIVIFPSSKVQEVANSYRKRYDPGYALVPPYIRLKEAFELDEAKLPELVSHLEQVASSTDSFSAHFHRVSSFHPTTNVIYLAVQNKEPFNELHQKIANQCVNEKETYAYVPHLTIGRDLSDDELRDVTGQLSMAKIDLNSEIDRFHLIYQLEDGIWSVYQTFLLKK; this comes from the coding sequence ATGATGTACAGTATCGTAATATTCCCATCTAGCAAGGTGCAAGAAGTAGCCAACTCTTACCGGAAACGTTATGACCCGGGCTATGCTTTGGTTCCTCCATATATTCGTTTGAAGGAAGCCTTTGAGCTGGACGAAGCCAAGCTTCCTGAGCTTGTGAGCCATCTGGAGCAGGTTGCCTCCTCTACCGACAGCTTTTCGGCTCATTTCCATCGGGTATCTTCTTTCCACCCTACCACCAACGTGATCTATTTGGCTGTGCAAAACAAGGAACCATTTAACGAGTTGCATCAAAAGATTGCCAATCAGTGTGTGAATGAAAAAGAAACCTACGCATACGTACCGCATCTGACCATCGGGCGCGACCTGTCCGACGATGAGCTGCGGGATGTAACCGGCCAACTGAGTATGGCAAAAATTGACCTGAACAGCGAAATTGATCGCTTCCACTTGATTTATCAGCTCGAGGATGGCATCTGGAGCGTTTACCAGACTTTCCTTCTCAAAAAATAA
- a CDS encoding GNAT family N-acetyltransferase has product MNLQTYQIQRVTTEQELADALSVRRVVFIEEQEVPEELEIDEHDTLDGETIHFVTYRDGKPVGASRIRTYAPCVGKIERVAVAKTERGTGLGRQIMLEMEALAKQHGYDSLKLNAQTQAQRFYEKLGYEPFGDLFDDAGIEHIAMVKSIRE; this is encoded by the coding sequence ATGAACCTGCAAACCTACCAGATCCAAAGAGTCACCACTGAACAAGAATTGGCGGATGCCCTGTCTGTACGCCGTGTCGTTTTCATCGAGGAACAGGAAGTACCGGAAGAGTTGGAAATCGATGAGCATGACACACTGGATGGCGAGACGATTCATTTTGTGACCTACCGCGATGGAAAGCCAGTGGGCGCAAGCCGTATCCGCACCTACGCACCATGCGTGGGAAAAATTGAACGGGTGGCGGTTGCCAAAACAGAACGCGGTACCGGGCTGGGCCGCCAAATCATGCTTGAGATGGAAGCGCTGGCTAAACAACACGGGTATGACAGCCTGAAACTGAACGCACAGACGCAAGCCCAACGGTTTTATGAAAAGCTCGGCTATGAGCCTTTTGGCGACTTATTTGACGATGCAGGTATCGAGCATATTGCGATGGTCAAATCCATTCGCGAATAA
- a CDS encoding DUF3995 domain-containing protein — translation MTHVFTISSAIFLVIVSLLHFYWAFGGKWGTDSVIPTTADHSRRTFSPGKGGTIVVACLLACAAYILLAQNGYLPPVLAPSLIQWGCIACAAVFVLRAVGDFTYIGFFKKVKNTKFARQDTALYTPLCLWLGISFLLALF, via the coding sequence ATGACGCATGTTTTCACCATCTCATCTGCTATCTTCTTAGTCATCGTGTCCTTGCTGCATTTCTATTGGGCATTCGGAGGAAAATGGGGGACTGATTCCGTCATTCCCACAACAGCCGATCATTCACGCCGGACTTTTTCCCCCGGGAAAGGCGGTACGATCGTCGTAGCCTGCTTGCTGGCTTGTGCCGCTTACATTTTGCTCGCCCAAAACGGTTACCTCCCGCCTGTATTAGCCCCTTCTTTGATTCAATGGGGATGCATTGCCTGTGCCGCTGTATTCGTTCTACGCGCTGTGGGAGACTTTACCTATATTGGCTTTTTTAAAAAAGTAAAAAATACGAAGTTTGCCCGTCAAGATACGGCATTGTATACCCCTTTATGCTTGTGGTTAGGGATATCCTTTTTGCTCGCATTGTTTTAA
- a CDS encoding NAD(P)-dependent oxidoreductase, whose amino-acid sequence MKTTSIPASVTVIGLGHMGVALADAFLKGGHPTTVWNRSADRAKGLVEKGAVLAGSVDEAISASNLVVVCLSTYKVMHDLLEPLKNELSDRVIVNLTTGTPEDARKTAKWVSERGGQYLDGAIMAIPQMIGLPETLIFYGGSKALFEAYEPTLKLLGGNAAYLGEDYGVPLIYDLSLLTMMYGAWYGSMHAHALLSTANITGTEFLPYATNWVNHLIAPLLTDPVAARARDEGNFTTDVSNLNTNKLGLEHIIHASQEQGIPVDWLMPLLELATQKVAEGYGADSLDRVIEAIRKPLVK is encoded by the coding sequence ATGAAAACAACATCAATTCCCGCGTCTGTAACAGTTATTGGCCTTGGCCATATGGGAGTAGCACTCGCGGATGCTTTTCTAAAAGGCGGTCATCCAACGACTGTCTGGAACCGCTCAGCAGATAGAGCCAAAGGTCTAGTCGAGAAGGGGGCAGTGCTGGCGGGCAGTGTAGATGAGGCAATCTCGGCAAGCAACTTGGTTGTTGTTTGCTTATCGACCTACAAAGTCATGCATGATCTGCTAGAGCCCTTGAAAAATGAATTATCAGACCGTGTCATCGTCAACCTCACCACCGGAACCCCGGAGGACGCACGCAAGACAGCCAAGTGGGTAAGCGAACGCGGTGGGCAATATCTCGATGGAGCGATCATGGCTATCCCTCAAATGATTGGACTGCCCGAAACACTCATTTTCTACGGTGGGTCGAAGGCTCTATTTGAAGCATATGAACCGACATTGAAACTGTTGGGAGGTAACGCTGCCTATCTCGGTGAAGACTATGGAGTTCCGTTGATCTATGATTTGTCGCTGCTTACCATGATGTATGGGGCTTGGTATGGCTCTATGCATGCACATGCCCTATTAAGTACGGCAAACATAACAGGAACAGAGTTCCTTCCATACGCAACCAACTGGGTAAATCACTTGATTGCGCCGCTCTTGACAGACCCGGTTGCCGCACGTGCCCGTGATGAAGGAAACTTCACGACCGATGTGTCCAATTTGAATACGAACAAACTAGGACTTGAACACATCATCCATGCCAGCCAGGAACAGGGAATCCCCGTTGATTGGTTGATGCCATTGCTAGAATTGGCCACACAGAAAGTAGCAGAGGGCTACGGTGCTGACTCTTTGGATCGCGTGATTGAGGCCATCCGGAAACCGCTGGTGAAATAA
- a CDS encoding aspartyl-phosphate phosphatase Spo0E family protein, which yields MRNEDLLQKIDTLQFQLNEIFKQKGSLTDCAVVRVSQELDDYLVEHQRRMRDKVSGKENVTCYSRRVI from the coding sequence ATGAGGAACGAAGACTTATTACAGAAGATTGATACCCTTCAATTCCAACTGAACGAAATTTTCAAACAGAAGGGAAGTCTAACTGACTGTGCTGTGGTAAGGGTGAGTCAAGAGCTTGATGATTACTTAGTGGAGCATCAACGTAGAATGAGAGATAAGGTGTCAGGCAAAGAGAACGTTACCTGTTATAGTCGAAGAGTAATCTGA
- a CDS encoding TetR/AcrR family transcriptional regulator produces MQYVREDWIRAGLDMLAEAGIDAVRVEPLARKLKISKGSFYHHFPDRQALLDSMIDYWQEHATERIIRAPHSDNMSLEQLLSSVFSSERKIEAAIYNWAKQHPPLSKRLVEIEQRRIGFVASLYEKKGLAPTDATARAQLAYLLYIGWLVRRELEAPFDMSVPLDHFMNWI; encoded by the coding sequence ATGCAATACGTACGTGAAGATTGGATTCGGGCAGGGCTCGATATGTTGGCTGAAGCAGGCATTGACGCTGTTCGCGTGGAACCCCTCGCCAGAAAACTGAAGATCAGCAAGGGTAGCTTTTATCATCACTTTCCAGATCGTCAAGCGCTTCTGGACTCCATGATCGATTATTGGCAGGAGCATGCGACGGAGCGAATCATTCGAGCGCCACACTCGGACAACATGTCGTTGGAACAGCTGTTGTCGAGCGTTTTTAGCAGCGAGCGAAAAATTGAGGCCGCCATCTACAACTGGGCGAAACAGCATCCGCCCCTATCCAAGCGTCTCGTGGAAATCGAGCAGCGCAGGATCGGCTTCGTTGCCTCCTTGTATGAGAAAAAAGGGCTGGCTCCGACCGATGCAACGGCACGTGCTCAACTCGCGTATCTCCTCTATATTGGTTGGCTCGTGCGCCGAGAGCTGGAAGCGCCTTTTGATATGTCCGTACCCTTGGATCATTTTATGAATTGGATTTGA
- a CDS encoding phosphatidylglycerophosphatase A, with protein sequence MKKQVHSIEVRNAALARLAERGVTVDDIAEIVYLMQSPYHPDLTMAQCIESVNAVLEKREMQHAILVGVELDTLAEKGLLSEPLQSIIASDEGLFGCDETLALGSVFGYGSIAVTTFGHLDKHKVGVIKRLDTKSAEGRVHTFLDDLVASVAANASSRMAHRMRDEQEADLVRSEALKQQEAELRVEEKGKGTEQAG encoded by the coding sequence ATGAAGAAGCAAGTACACAGCATCGAAGTCAGAAACGCTGCTCTCGCACGTTTGGCAGAACGCGGAGTGACGGTGGATGATATCGCAGAAATCGTCTATCTCATGCAATCGCCTTACCATCCAGATCTCACGATGGCGCAGTGCATCGAGAGCGTGAACGCGGTCTTGGAAAAAAGGGAAATGCAGCACGCCATCCTGGTTGGCGTTGAGTTGGATACGTTAGCAGAGAAGGGCCTCTTGTCTGAACCGCTTCAATCCATTATCGCGTCAGATGAAGGACTGTTCGGATGCGACGAAACATTGGCGCTAGGCTCCGTATTTGGATATGGAAGTATCGCAGTTACCACCTTTGGACATTTGGATAAGCACAAGGTCGGCGTGATTAAAAGGCTGGATACCAAGTCGGCAGAGGGACGCGTTCACACATTTTTGGACGACCTCGTGGCGAGTGTGGCAGCCAATGCTTCTAGCCGCATGGCGCATCGGATGAGAGATGAGCAGGAGGCGGACTTGGTACGAAGCGAGGCGTTGAAGCAACAGGAAGCCGAGTTGCGTGTCGAGGAGAAAGGGAAAGGTACGGAGCAGGCGGGGTAG